From Brassica oleracea var. oleracea cultivar TO1000 chromosome C3, BOL, whole genome shotgun sequence, a single genomic window includes:
- the LOC106333097 gene encoding probable calcium-binding protein CML47 yields MEDSSVLSPISLLTIATFLFILNLMMIIQDFSSSFPYSLHLFFSNAYILFASSTNKKINIELPVARKVFVPAQVENKMSVEEVKTMIDDSEALYERLIGEGEEYLFEKSEVMGKEIVKKAFILFDQNQDGFIDENELKHVLSLLGYDECTKMECRKMIRVFDENSDGKIDFYEFVKLIDQSFS; encoded by the coding sequence ATGGAGGATTCATCTGTTCTTAGCCCAATCTCTCTTCTCACCATTGCCACCTTCTTGTTCATTCTCAACCTCATGATGATAATCCAAGATTTCTCATCTTCTTTTCCCTATTCTCTCCATCTCTTCTTCTCAAACGCCTACATTCTCTTCGCATCATCAACAAACAAGAAGATAAATATTGAGCTTCCAGTCGCAAGAAAAGTTTTCGTCCCAGCTCAGGTAGAAAACAAGATGTCGGTGGAAGAAGTCAAAACGATGATCGATGACTCGGAAGCTTTATACGAACGTTTGATTGGAGAAGGCGAAGAATACTTGTTTGAGAAGAGCGAGGTGATGGGTAAGGAGATAGTGAAGAAGGCGTTTATATTGTTTGACCAGAATCAAGATGGGTTTATAGATGAAAATGAGTTGAAGCATGTGTTGTCTTTGTTAGGATACGATGAATGTACAAAGATGGAGTGTAGGAAGATGATTAGGGTTTTTGATGAGAATAGCGATGGGAAAATTGATTTTTATGAGTTTGTGAAGCTCATAGATCAAAGTTTTTCGTAA
- the LOC106330808 gene encoding uncharacterized protein LOC106330808, with amino-acid sequence MEHLAVHLADEAALGGPVQYRWMYPFERYMYHLKKKVKNKAHIGGSIVAQYVNKEISTASANFFGNPQVVPEVPLPGEVRFTYQYPDVPNLFYHEGRVSGKSEEKWQTDDDYTVLQIFLMLNCNTFEPYERMFEEFMMERNPYMSSNDLQILKDQQFAEWVKNYVMQASNTYEFPMWMLDFVQGPQRKYKSWPIYHSRGYCFHTHSHRQDMKTQHYGVQVRGTTYTDYYGLIEEIMMVEYFGSVGLKAMFVSFLIRGYDIHQPTIGGHVQKLCLEGFEKRLRMLLLRYKMIVVAQSVMLRIEAYVVEDDSDYESTPIVPPNDEYVSEDELDEACTDSDSESDSSS; translated from the exons ATGGAACATCTGGCCGTACATTTAGCAGACGAAGCTGCTTTAGGTGGTCCAGTGCAATATAGATGGATGTATCCTTTCGAGCGATACATGTACCATCTGAAAAAGAAAGTTAAAAATAAGGCACACATTGGAGGTTCCATCGTTGCACAATATGTGAATAAGGAAATATCTACCGCTTCTGCTAACTTCTTTGGTAATCCACAAGTGGTACCTGAGGTTCCACTTCCCGGAGAAGTTCGGTTTACATATCAATATCCAGATGTGCCTAACTTGTTTTATCACGAAGGTCGGGTTAGTGGAAAATCTGAAGAGAAATGGCAAACCGATGATGACTACACCGTCCTCCAGATTTTTCTGATGCTCAATTGTAATACATTCGAACCCTACGAAAG GATGTTCGAGGAGTTTATGATGGAGAGAAACCCATATATGTCTAGTAATGACCTACAAATACTAAAAGACCAACAATTTGCCGAATGGGTGAAAAACTAT GTTATGCAAGCGAGTAACACATATGAGTTTCCGATGTGGATGTTGGATTTTGTACAAGGTCCGCAACGTAAGTATAAGTCTTGGCCGATTTACCATTCACGTGGCTACTGCTTCCACACACATAGCCATCGCCAAGATATGAAAACCCAACATTACGGCGTCCAAGTTCGTGGAACCACATATACTGACTATTACGGTTTGATCGAGGAGATAATGATGGTTGAGTATTTTGGTTCTGTTGGACTGAAGGCCATG TTTGTTTCATTCCTTATCCGCGGGTACGACATACATCAGCCAACGATTGGTGGGCATGTACAAAAGTTATGCCTAGAGGGGTTCGAGAAACGTCTGAGGATGCTCTTGTTGCGTTACAAGATGATAGTTGTTGCACAGAGCGTGATGTTGCGCATTGAGGCGTATGTTGTCGAAGATGATTCAGATTATGAATCCACGCCAATTGTTCCTCCTAATGACGAATACGTTTCAGAAGATGAATTAGACGAGGCTTGTACTGATTCGGATTCAGAATCTGATTCAAGTTCTTAG